Within the Salvia hispanica cultivar TCC Black 2014 chromosome 4, UniMelb_Shisp_WGS_1.0, whole genome shotgun sequence genome, the region GTAACTTAGTGTGCTGTCGGGCATAGGCGGACACACATAGGATGGTCTAGGGGCTTAAGCTCctaaaaacataaactaattttttttttagttttttaaaatctatataaattttatgtaaatttttacATAATATCCCTTATTAGTGATGATTTCTACGTCTGCCCTTGCTGTTGGGTGTGAGCTATGTTCGAATTTGAAGGTAGCATGTCGGTTCATGTTCAGATTGagaattttcttaataaattgGATTTCGGTTGGGCCTTGTTAGGTTGAGTCGTTATCGGATCAACCCAATCCTTAATACATTAGGATCAAGTTAAGATTGGATTGTTCTCCCTTCTCATGTTGATCCGATAACAACACATCCGTACGATTACATAATTCATTGTTAGGAAAAGTGTAGAATacttttcaatttgattttcatgTAAGCTAAATATAGATTTATCAAATACTGCTAGTACTATTAAACAATACTGATTGattcttaatttttcaaaaacaacCAATAATTTTAAACCCAGACACTAAAACCAGAAAAACGCCCATGGTTTGTTTTTCCTCTCGAAGCACTACTAAATgcatttatttcctttttcggaATAGTGCCGACCAACCaaacattaataatattgtgaTAGTATGCAGAAAGTCGTTAACTTGGCAACTTAGCCACTCGTAACAGCTAAAATATCATGAGAATTCgatgataaaatatactcctaaaACATTCCCTCTTTCCACGATTTGAGCTAATATTATAAGGAAGAGAAACGTGACGAAATACAGAGGGAAATAATTGAAGTCCTCCGACAATGGTGGCGCGTCGGGTTTTATGAATTGCAATTCTGCATACAATTCGATGGAAATGCCTGGAAGGCGATCTAATTACGCTCTATTAAGTCAGAATCCCGACGAACCAGTGGCTCAACGGCCTCTTTACTCCGGCGAGAAGActaatttgaagtttgatcGAATTAATCAGGCGCAGAGTGGGAGTAGCTTCGGTGAGAGCTCGCTcgatattagtagtaatttgaGTGAATTCTGCGGCTGGTCGTCTTCGAAAAGCTGGGCTCAGCAGACGGAGGAGAGCTACCAGCTGCAGTTGGCTTTGGCTATTCGACTCTCCTCGGAGGCTACATGTGCTGACGATCCTAATTTTTTGGATCCCGTGCCTGACCAAGCGGCGTCCATTGCTTCTTCCTCACCTGCCTCTGCGGAGGCCATTTCTCATCGATATTGGGTAACACTCTCTTTAGACAACAATTACAACGCCTTGACCTATCTATCTTAAACAGAATACCAACACTATGCaatctaaataaaatgatcTATATGCCTCTTTGCATCATCACTCTTTCTCTTCagctgaaaattaaattagattagTACTTGTTGAGAGGCAATACTGGCAGTGACTTATTCCCACCTTTTGCCGAGGTTAAGATTATTATCAGCTACTCCTTGGAAATCAATTTATTGAGTGCCTGTTAGATGATGAATAGTGATCTTCACATAATCAGTTCTGCTTCTTATTTGGGGTCTCCGTCTCTCTTCAGTAGCCAAGTatgaaaaactgaaatataTCTGCTCAGACTCTGTAGGGCAGtcaatcgtgttatatgatacAGAAGAGCAAGTAAACCATATTTATGTTGAAACTGATTGATGAGATATCAACATAATATCTTGGCACTTTCGTATACCAAGATGTATGAATTATATAGGTTTCTTATCTTTTGTTAATTTGTAATTAGAAAGTTCTCCATCTTATTGAATGCATTCATTGGTTTCTCTCAGAGAAATGGTTGCTTGTCATATTTTGACCGAATACCTGATGGATTTTACATGATTCATGGAATGAATCCATATGTTTGGACTGTGTGCTCTGATCACCGGGAAAGTGGCCTCATTCCTTCCCTTGAATCGTTAAGGACCGTTGATCCTGCCTTTGTTTCTTCAGTTGAAGTTATTTCAGTAGATCGACGAGGTGATCCTAGCTTGAAAGAACTGCAGAATCGAACTAACAACTTGTCTTCTAGTTGCATCACCACAAAGGAAGTTGTTGAACAGCTAGCAAAGCTAGTTTGTAATCATATGGGGTGAGCCTAGAAGCTCCTTCTCCAGCATTTGCGTGACATTTTGTCTAATCTAATCTTATTCTTTTGCCTTTCTGTAGGAATGCAGCGTGTAATGGGGAAGATAACTTGGTCACCCCTTGGAAAGAGTGCAGTTATGAGTTAGAAGATTGCCTGGGTTCAGTAGTTCTCCCGATCGGCAGTCTGACGATTGGCCTTTGCCGACACCGCACACTGCTATTCAAAGTATGTGTTTATtccttttatttgaaattatttggtAGATTGCGTTCATACACACTGTGATGAAGTTCTGAATCATTATGGAGGTTGCATAAAGCGAATCCGAGCAGTTCTTGCTACAATATAGAGTTGGACATCTCTCTCTAGGTGGGGTATGGTCTCCTTGGCTGCCGATCTTCTAATGGTAGGAGGATAGAAAATCCCAGCAAACCCACACTGACATGTGATATCCAGCCATTGGTGAGGCAATAAAATCATTCATACACCATTTTTTATCCTCACCCTTCCAGCTCGGGAAAAAAAGAACATTAAACTTGTTCTGAGGGCCAAACTTGTCCCAATCAAACGATTCAGTGAAGACTTAAATGAATCTGGTGGCTCTAATTATCAGGAATATCCTGATGTGTTCACTGGCTGTGGTAATAGATCACATACAAAAATAGATGAACAAGGAAAGCTGAGAATACTCTTTATACTGCGTGTACCTGTAAGGAATCCTTAATTATGGAACAGTTGCAGCTTCTTTTGCTCTTCAAGCGTTGGAAATGTTAGAATTTAGAAAGCAACTCGTCTTTCCTTGATCCTTCTAGTCTCTTCCCCAATAAAATAGAGAACGTGAGAAGAGAAACATCTTAGTTTCAGACGCCCCACCTTTGAATCTAATCCTTTTCTGTTTGGTACACTTTCAACTTAAGCAAAAAGCAGCCTTTTGAATGTACTCTCTCATGGCATTGTTCTCTTTTGCTTAAGGGTGCACTTTAGAAAAAGTTTGTTTCCTGATGTAGAATTAAGATGCTTTGTTTGCCAGGTTCTAGCTGATGATATTGGCTTACCATGTCGAATTGCAAGGGGGTGTAAATATTGTACCAGAGAAAATGCTTCGTCGTGCCTTGTTCGCTTTGGGTTTGACAGGTATATGTTATGTAGGTTTCCATCACTCACACATTGTCCGTACACTAATTCCATTATTCAACATGTGTAAAATCAAGATAATGAAAACAtattattgttaattgatCTGAATCAATTGAAACTACCATCAATTGAagattagtaaaaatataatctagtATAGGACCTATAGCCTATAGGTAATATAATATCTTAATCTTAAATTGCAGTAGTTTATCCTTCTATTCTGATTCTAGGATAGAAGAAGATGACATTCTATAGTCTACATAGATTGATTTTTAGATGtaaattattttgagtttGGTTGGAGTCCCTCATAGCCCTTTTGGCCTTACATTGTTCTTTATTTCCAGgaacaaatagaaaatatgGTCAATACTGTACTTATTACATTTTATACATGGCTATGCTAACCATCAATTTTGGTTCCAATGCACAGGGAGTATCTTGTCGATTTGATTGAGAAACCAGGATGCTTATATGAGCCAGATTCCTTACTGAATGGTCCTTCTACTATCTCAATTTCATCACCTTTACGCTTTCCACGGGCGCAGGTGGAACCTCCAACTGATTTTAGGCTGCTGGCCAAACAGTTCATCTCGGAGATTCAGTCTCTTAATTCTGAGTTTGGTGGTTTGTTAGCAGGTGATTATCCGTAAAATTGAGATTTCTCCAGTTTTGGTGCATGTTCATTTCCTCCTGTCAATTACCTGTCTTTCACTAGTTGAGTGGGTAGGTCATTCAGAGCAGGATCATATATCAGAACCATATCAGATccaaatattgttgtataaccAAATTACTCAAGGTTTTTCATGTGATTCTAAATGTTGGCATGATTGCCaaagactattttttgaataatttgtgCTCGAAATGTtaaagtactactccctccgttccatagtaatagagtcattttgccattttggtatgttccatagtaatagagtcatttccttttttagtaaaagtcaacacatttttccacatctactttactctctcttacttttttctctcttcatctctctaccttttttcatttttcactttattctccctttacttaactcacttaacacaatttttcttaatctccgtgccgaaaagttttgcctccattactatggaacggagggagtactattttattgtCATGCCCAGAATGATCCAGTTATGGTTTTTGGATTAACTAGGAAACAAATATGACCTACATAGATATGTTCACGTATATGCTGTTTCCTGATTTCTCAGGTTTTCCTTACtacttatcttttttttttccaaacatGGTGCAGAACTAATTCATGCACCCTTTCCCTTTTTGTAGCTTTCTTTGGTTCAAAGCCTGTGGAGACACTCCTTTTCACTTATCGATCACTATTTCTTTGTAGCttaaatgttactccctccatcccaccaTAAGCGAGTCAcgttcctttttggggtgtcccaccataagtgagtcatttccctttttagcaaaaataatactatatttcttctctcttactttattctttcacCTACTCTATTCTCCCTTCACtactctactttattctctctcatactttaccctctctccacttaactctTTAAATATCACTTTCTTAAATTACGTGCTCAAAAGAAGCGTCTTGCTTATGGTCAGAGGCGGACATACGTTATAGGATGGGGGATCCTTGGGACCCCCAACTATTTGCATTtcgagtatatattatatatgcgTATGATCCATTACATATTATTTGCTTGCTCAGTTGGTCATGGAAGTGGACTGGGAACCATGAGTACATGGGATCGAATCCCTCTTGCCCTAGATTCTGGGTTTTTCTTAGTATAACAGATTTTCATATCTAGTTCATATTCTGggttttttttagtataacaGATTTTCGTATCTAGTTCATTATCTAATACTACTTACTTcataaaatgagactattttggttgacggatgaaaatggaaagatgagactattttttatggatggaaAAGATAAGACGAAGTAGTAATTGGACCCCAGATTATGGGTTTTTAGTATAACATAACTTCATATCTAGTTCATTATCTAATACTTACTTCATAAGATGTGACTATTTTGGTGGACGGTAGTTCATTATCTAATACTTATTTCATAAGATGAGACTATTTTGgtggatggatgaaaatgaaaagatgagactatttttatggacggaaAAGATAAGACTGAGTAGTAATTTGGACCCCCCAATGTCAAAATCCTTCGTCCGTCACTGCTTATGGTGGGGCGGAGGGAGTTTTACTCTTTGGTTTCATTGACTTGAAACTtctaagtaaaaaaattgttttattttttgatagcCATAATTGTTAATAAGGAGGTACTGACAACTCCATGCATCCTAAACAATCAGAAGGGAACCACATGGATAGAACCAGCTGCCTGCCCAGTTCAAGTAACCGGGAGAAAATTTCTATCACACCACAATATGCTTCAAATTCTTGGATCAAAGTTCACGGTCAAGAACATCTGCTTTCCAGACCATCTGACTTTCAGAATATTATGGGCTCCTCATATACATTCGAACACTCGATCCCTTTGAAGCTTCTTCCTCATATGGGGCATGAAACTGCTCAATTTGTTCCCTTCACGAATCCAAGAATAGAAAGAAGTAAAAATGCGAGGTTTGGTGAAGGAGGTCAATTAGTCCCATGTGAATCAAGTGAATATACCTTCTATGTGGATGATTTAAACATTCCATGGAGTGACCTTGTTTTAAAGGAGATAATTGGGGCAggtagagtttttttttttttttttttttttttttttttcatactgGTTACGATACTCTAATGTTTAATAGTCGTGTTTTTGAGTAACTAGCAACTTGGATCTTCAAATAATGTGCATGAGCATGACAATCTGTATACCTGATGTTCTTTACAGGTTCATTTGGAACAGTTCATCGTGCTGAGTGGAATGGATGTGTAAGTGAcctatctttttattttttctgatATGTTACAGGTCTCTGGTCAGCTTGACCTTGAATGAGCCATTGTCCACCTCAATTAGACATAAATTATCTTTCCGAC harbors:
- the LOC125219910 gene encoding serine/threonine-protein kinase CTR1-like; the protein is MNCNSAYNSMEMPGRRSNYALLSQNPDEPVAQRPLYSGEKTNLKFDRINQAQSGSSFGESSLDISSNLSEFCGWSSSKSWAQQTEESYQLQLALAIRLSSEATCADDPNFLDPVPDQAASIASSSPASAEAISHRYWRNGCLSYFDRIPDGFYMIHGMNPYVWTVCSDHRESGLIPSLESLRTVDPAFVSSVEVISVDRRGDPSLKELQNRTNNLSSSCITTKEVVEQLAKLVCNHMGNAACNGEDNLVTPWKECSYELEDCLGSVVLPIGSLTIGLCRHRTLLFKVLADDIGLPCRIARGCKYCTRENASSCLVRFGFDREYLVDLIEKPGCLYEPDSLLNGPSTISISSPLRFPRAQVEPPTDFRLLAKQFISEIQSLNSEFGGLLAEGNHMDRTSCLPSSSNREKISITPQYASNSWIKVHGQEHLLSRPSDFQNIMGSSYTFEHSIPLKLLPHMGHETAQFVPFTNPRIERSKNARFGEGGQLVPCESSEYTFYVDDLNIPWSDLVLKEIIGAGSFGTVHRAEWNGCDVAVKILMEQDFHAERFKEFIREVAIMKRLRHPNIVLFMGAVTEPPNLSIVTEYLSRGSLYRLLHKPGAGEVLDEKRRLSMAYDVAKGMNYLHKHNPPVVHRDLKSPNLLVDRKYTVKVCDFGLSRLKANTFLSSKSAAGTPEWMAPEVLRDEPSNEKSDVYSFGVILWELATLQQPWGNLNPAQVVAAVGFKGKKLEIPRDVNPEIAAIIEACLAKESWKRPSFSSIMESLRPLIKNSPPTQPDWKSGHIK